A genomic stretch from Clavelina lepadiformis chromosome 5, kaClaLepa1.1, whole genome shotgun sequence includes:
- the LOC143458821 gene encoding phospholipid-transporting ATPase ABCA1-like isoform X2: MFWKHLYLLSWKNLLLRKRHWIQTLLEILSPLLVFGVLIVLRKNEAMESRDECHYQALAMPSAGLYPWFKSIVCASQNPCFGTTVASEVPGQINEPFTTSSNKSALSSLIRLYKTLNGNTEINLNTSQISNDLGTLQAIVSPVALSNFIPDVSAFENFLLTNRSLSPDVTNSILSANVSLIQVYLVSTQLGKTLTSCSEAILFQIFAFPNSSSNVTAASGELCNLTDVEVTEIIDFTQNSIDVLSEAASLLASVTSSFQEAPLVNATQYAVILDRFNYYLEELLILQGFLNEILEDVNSVTTTNIFNFDPSTAYSKLCGTEQSFSVDPLDFMSRSASSSNKSNSRSNQIDLGSLTEWSSLNSVRFCSKLFALFASNTQLSIAWYIFKPWVSGKIPFYPNTTLVKSIIERANTTFETIALFQSMGENWETEIGPNLYQLLETGTLTVSLRRLIDSTETLKSLAENTRLVAELLKDLSDVPSTNSTDQSDAPLNNLFQFLNDDIFAVFSILSNASETLLSISDQLNNTVETLAQLDSFLSNEDNPNDSITTWKDSYRQLNDSIIFITRLLSCVELNKFEGFDNEEDLVDYSATLMNKNDLWGSIVFENPTATDVTLPKIVKYKIRQNAKIATKTTHIRKFFWIPGPGSGITDVTYYINGFVHMQDLIENAIVLTSIGQNKSLESLYNLTFGKYLQQMPYPCHTSDRFMESLAILLPLIMTIAFIYSVCVNMKSIVYEKEERLKEVMKMMGLSNLVLRLSWFINAFILLFFSILLITIVLKVGSLTPRSNAFILVLWLCCFAFATIMQSFLICTFFSSANLAAACGGLIYFISYTPYNVVYILADRMSLTTKVIACLLSPVALGYGTAYLTQLETVGQGVQFSNWASSLDSFDEMNFLISMIMLVVDGVIYMLLTWYIENVFPGTYGVPQPWYFFLTKSYWCKTSTISNGGDNHKAAEINPDAKVENVPRDLKLGVSIHNLRKVYDNGKVAVDDLSMNFYEGQITSFLGHNGAGKTTTMSMLTGLFTPTSGTAWIYGQDIRNDMDQIRHQLGFCPQYNVLFGDLTVLEHLKFYAGLKRAVGGSSVDEKETEKMIVDVGLSHKRNELSRHLSGGMKRKLSVAVAFSGNSKCVILDEPTAGVDPYARRSIWDLLLSYRANRTILLSTHHMDEADLLGDRIAIISHGRLKCCGSSLFLKSCFGVGYYLTVVKHSHGSSTSETNRSLSSASVISEDMTSIATTSNTSSTQITDESTFLSLKKLVSNIIPTAKLKEEKSREIAFVLPYQVQTNGSYSTLLSQLDDRGLKYGLTDTSLEEIFLNVAEQSNEEEKEEKTNCCFCIPRRRKMRSGHALYLENQYPHQTLDNETVTGSSSAVSEEEERNVERSGAINDYGSQGIGTHRVSGKKLIWQQFMALFVKQFHNARKNLKGIVAQFIVPPLSTAIALAIVFEGLRVNNYPPLELQPWMYGDTNTFFSNNMPNNSLSLNVSDALLNSPSIGMRCVNDYNVQNYGNSEVYCNQGNESSNLTLHGDIEGYSQLITSENVEKCVCMDNQSPLVLAECVNGAGGEPTPRALTETSDWMYNMTGRNLSDWLVKTVDRFYQNRYGGLSVGETFHSSLDSNQILLLLRIFEANIGSISINSSGAELAAIAFKEALARTDNAKAWYNNNGYHAMPTWLNILNNAALRSLLPPGENPSDYGIVVVNHPFNISSSLLDFDAIYKSIAIMTVSVIFALSFIPASFVLFLIEEKVTKSKHLQFVSGVNQSVYWIANFMWDMVNYCVSVFILILTFLAFDAKAYVSEQNFPSFLYLLLLYGFAIIPTIYVASFFFETPSTAYIVLTCVNLSIGIASLIVEAISRENPQLKTALLFLPQYCMGRAIFEMSLNQVLADILANFDIIVFTPPLELVRSSLIALAIEGVLCFTLTLILQYRFFIGRRSGGSDVESLVVRIVDEQDDDVIAEKRRLLESETGDVLQVKNLTKVFQKRGTRKEFVAVNKLCVGVPEGECFGLLGVNGAGKTTTFKMLTGDVVPTAGDALICGHSILKKMRKVQQNIGYCPQFEALCNRLTGREHLIFYAKLRGVPPEEVDGVADWAINKFGLKMYADKPAGTYSGGNKRKLSAAIAFIGCPPIVFLDEPTAGMDPMARRFLWGRIAEAVKGGRCIVLTSHSMEECEALCTRLAIMVNGQFKCIGSPQHLKNKYGEGYTLTVKVGGLNPDLSKVNDFIKSICNAVPKESHSNTTMYQIPPESTNLSKLFQDLEENKSEMQIQDYSLSQTTLDEVFVSFAKTQKET, encoded by the exons ATGTTTTGGAAACATCTCTATCTTCTATCGTGGAAGAATTTGCTATTAAGAAAAAGACACTGG aTACAAACATTACTTGAAATTCTGTCGCCTCTTCTTGTCTTTGGGGTGCTGATTGTTCTGCGAAAAAATGAAGCAATGGAGTCAAGAGACGAAT GTCATTACCAGGCGTTGGCCATGCCATCCGCTGGTCTCTATCCATGGTTCAAGAGCATTGTATGTGCTTCACAGAATCCATGTTTTGGTACAACGGTGGCATCGGAGGTACCAGGACAAATAAACGAACCTTTTACAACCTCGAGCAATAAAAG TGCTTTATCCAGTTTGATCAGGTTGTATAAAACTTTGAATGGGAACACAGAGATCAATTTAAACACTTCCCAGATATCAAATGACCTGGGAACATTACAAGCTATTGTCAGTCCAG TTgctttatcaaattttattccGGATGTGTCTGCGTTCGAGAACTTTCTGCTGACAAATCGTTCACTCTCACCTGATGTTACAAACTCGATTTTATCTGCGAATGTCAGCTTGATTCAA GTCTACCTCGTCTCAACGCAATTAGGGAAAACACTTACCTCATGCAGCgaagcaattttatttcaaatatttgcatttcCAAATTCTTCCAGCAACGTCACTGCTGCCTCAGGAGAACTGTGCAATTTAACAGATGTGGAAGTGACAGAAATAATTGATTTCACTCAAAATAGCATCGATGTGCTATCTGAAGCTGCATCATTATTAGCATCTGTGACATCATCATTTCAG GAGGCGCCATTGGTCAATGCAACGCAATATGCTGTGATATTAGATCGATTTAATTATTACTTGGAGGAATTATTGATCTTACAAGgatttttgaatgaaattcTAGAAGATGTAAATAGTGTCACCActacaaacattttcaacttTGATCCTTCAACAGCATACAGT AAATTATGTGGAACCGAGCAAAGTTTTAGCGTAGATCCTTTGGATTTTATGTCAAGATCAGCTTCTTCATCTAATAAGTCCAATTCACGTTCAAATCAAATAGACTTGGGAAGCTTAACAGAATGGTCTTCACTTAACAG TGTAAGGTTCTGTTCGAAGCTCTTTGCTTTATTTGCATCAAACACTCAGCTAAGCATAGCTTGGTACATTTTCAAACCATGGGTTTCAG GCAAAATTCCATTTTATCCAAACACAACTTTGGTGAAGTCTATCATCGAACGCGCAAATACAACATTTGAAACAATAGCACTGTTTCAATCCATGGGTGAAAACTGGGAAACTGAAATCGGTCCTAACCTCTACCAATTACTGGAAACTGGTACTTTGACCGTATCCTTAAGA cgtCTAATTGATTCAACTGAAACTTTGAAATCATTAGCAGAAAATACTCGGCTTGTTGCTGAATTACTGAAAGACTTAAGCGATGTTCCATCAACAAACAGCACAGATCAATCGGATGCACCactaaataatttatttcagtttcTTAATGACGACATTTTTGCAGTGTTTTca ATTTTATCAAATGCATCTGAAACCTTGTTGTCCATATCTGACCAGCTCAACAATACTGTGGAAACGCTTGCACAATTAGATAGTTTTCTTTCAAATGAAGACAATCCGAATGATTCAATCACCACTTGGAAGGATTCGTACCGACAACTTAATGACagcattatttttattacaaga CTTCTTAGTTGTGTTGAACTCAACAAGTTTGAAGGATTCGACAATGAAGAAGATTTAGTCGATTATTCCGCTACTTTAATGAATAAAAACGATTTATGGGGCA gtATTGTGTTTGAAAACCCCACAGCTACTGACGTCACTCTACCAAAGATTGTCAAATACAAGATCCGCCAAAATGCCAAAATCGCTACAAAAACAACACACATTCGAAAATT CTTTTGGATCCCTGGACCTGGTTCTGGCATCACTGATGTTACGTACTATATCAATGGATTTGTGCATATGCAAGATCTcattgaaaacgcaattgtTTTGACATCTATTGGTCAGAATAAGTCTTTAGAATCACTTTATAACTTGACATTTGGCAAGTATCTCCAGCAAATGCCATATCCTTGCCACACAAGTGACCG GTTTATGGAGAGCCTGGCTATTCTTTTACCTCTGATCATGACGATTGCTTTTATTTACTCTGTTTGTGTCAATATGAAAAGTATAGTCtatgaaaaagaagaaagattGAAAGAG GTCATGAAGATGATGGGACTGAGCAATCTTGTTCTCCGGTTATCTTGGTTCATCAACGCTTTTATTCTGCTGTTCTTTTCCATTCTCTTGATCACTATCGTTTTGAAggt CGGTAGTCTTACTCCTCGTAGCAatgcttttattttggttttatggCTGTGCTGTTTTGCGTTTGCAACCATCATGCAGTCTTTTCTAATCTGCACTTTCTTTTCAAG tGCAAATTTGGCTGCAGCATGCGGCGgtttaatatattttatatcgtaCACTCCATACAATGTCGTATATATTTTGGCGGATCGAATGTCATTGACAACCAAGGTTATTGCT TGCTTGCTTTCTCCCGTTGCCCTTGGATACGGGACAGCTTATCTCACACAACTTGAAACAGTAGGACAAGGTGTGCAATTCTCAAACTGGGCCAGCAGTCTTGATTCGTTTGATGAAATGAACTTCCTCATATCAATGATTATGTTGGTGGTGGACGGAGTCATTTATATGTTATTAACGTG GTATATAGAAAACGTTTTTCCTGGCACGTATGGTGTACCCCAGCCATGGTACTTTTTTCTGACTAAGTCTTACTGGTGCAAAACATCAACCATCAGCAATGGCGGTGATAACCATAAAGCTGCTGAAATTAACCCAGATGCAAAAGTCGAGAATGTACCAAGAGATTTAAAACTTGGTGTCTCCATTCACAATCTCAGGAAAGTTTACGA tAATGGCAAAGTAGCGGTTGATGACTTGTCCATGAACTTTTATGAGGGAcaaattacatcatttctCGGCCATAATGGAGCAGGCAAAACGACAACCATGTCGATGCTAACGGGGCTCTTTACACCAACGTCCGGTACAGCTTGGATTTATGGACAAGACATTCGAAATGACATGGACCAAATACGACATCAACTCGGTTTTTGCCCTCAATACAATGTACTTTTCGGAGA CCTGACAGTTTTggaacatttaaaattttatgctgGACTGAAACGTGCCGTAGGAGGTTCAAGTGTTGAtgaaaaagaaacagaaaaaatgatTGTTGACGTTGGACTCTCCCACAAGCGAAATGAATTGTCCCGGCATTTGTCGGGTGGCATGAAACGAAAGTTGTCAGTTGCTGTGGCATTTTCGGGAAACTCAAAATGCGTCATTCTCGATGAACCCACAGCTG GTGTGGACCCTTATGCTCGTCGTTCTATTTGGGATCTTCTGCTCTCATATCGCGCTAACCGCACCATTCTGCTGTCAACACATCACATGGATGAAGCCGATTTACTGGGCGATAGAATTGCCATAATATCTCAt GGCAGGTTGAAGTGCTGCGGATCGTCTCTATTTTTAAAGAGTTGCTTCGGTGTTGGATATTACTTGACCGTTGTGAAG CATTCACATGGAAGCAGTACTTCAGAAACAAACAGAAGCTTATCATCTGCAAGTGTCATTTCTGAAGATATGACATCCATTGCAACCACTTCGAATACTTCATCAACCCAAATAACTG ATGAGAGTACATTCTTGAGTCTAAAAAAACTTGTATCGAACATAATCCcaactgcaaaattaaaagaagaaaagtcAAGAGAGATAGCATTTGTTTTACCATATCAAGTTCAAACAAATGGAAG TTATAGCACCTTGCTATCTCAATTGGATGATCGCGGCTTAAAATATGGTTTGACTGATACAAGTCtggaagaaatatttttaaatgttgctGAACAAAGCAACGAAGAGGAAAAAGAGGAAAAAACAAACT GTTGCTTTTGCATACCACGTCGTCGTAAAATGCGTTCAGGACACGCCCTATATTTAGAAAACCAATATCCACATCAAACGCTGGACAATGAAACAGTAACAGGCTCAAGCTCAG CTGTAtctgaagaagaagaaagaaatgTCGAAAGAAGTGGAGCTATAAATGATTATGGTTCACAAGGAATAGGCACGCACAGAGTCAGtggaaaaaagttgatttgGCAACAATTCATGGCTTTGTTTGTAAAGCAATTTCATAATGCCAG AAAAAACCTTAAAGGCATTGTCGCCCAGTTCATCGTTCCTCCTCTGTCTACTGCCATCGCGCTAGCAATTGTCTTCGAAGGTTTGAGAGTTAACAATTATCCACCTCTTGAACTGCAACCGTGGATGTACGGCGACACAAACACTTTTTTCAG CAACAACATGCCAAATAACAGCTTGTCCCTCAATGTCAGTGATGCGTTGTTGAATAGTCCAAGCATAGGAATGAGATGCGTCAACGATTACAATGTGCAGAACTATGGCAACTCAGAAGTTTATTGCAATCAAGGAAATG AATCTTCCAACTTAACGCTCCACGGTGACATCGAGGGTTACAGCCAGCTTATCACGAGCGAAAATGTCGAAAAGTGCGTCTGCATGGACAATCAAAGCCCTTTGGTTCTGGCAG AATGTGTCAACGGTGCCGGTGGCGAGCCCACACCTCGTGCATTGACCGAGACCTCTGATTGGATGTACAATATGACCGGACGTAACCTTTCTGACTGGCTGGTGAAGACAGTTGATCG gTTTTACCAAAATCGTTACGGTGGATTGTCCGTAGGAGAGACTTTCCATTCATCGTTGGATTCAAATCAAATCCTTCTTCTTCTGCGCATCTTTGAAGCCAACATCGGTTCAATTTCAATAAACTCTTCAGGCGCAGAATTAGCTGCTATTGCATTCAAAGAGGCCTTGGCACGAACAGATAACGCCAAG GCTTGGTATAACAACAACGGATACCACGCGATGCCGACCTGGTTGAATATTCTCAATAATGCCGCGTTACGCTCTTTGCTGCCACCCGGGGAAAACCCTTCAGACTATGGGATTGTCGTTGTCAATCATCCTTTTAACATTTCATCATCTTTACTAGATTTTGATGCAAT ATATAAGTCCATCGCTATAATGACGGTGTCAGTTATATTTGCTTTATCGTTTATACCGGCCAGTTTTGTTCTCTTTTTGATCGAGGAGAAAGTCACCAAATCGAAACATCTTCAGTTTGTTAGCGGCGTCAACCAGTCAGTATACTGGATAGCAAACTTCATGTGGGACATG GTCAATTATTGCGTGTCAGTCTTCATTCTCATACTAACGTTCCTTGCCTTCGATGCGAAAGCTTATGTGTCTGAGCAAAACTTTCCCAGCTTCCTCTATCTTTTGCTTCTCTATGGTTTTGCAATCATCCCGACTATTTACGTTGCGAGCTTTTTCTTCGAG ACACCAAGCACTGCTTATATCGTGCTGACCTGTGTAAACCTCTCCATAGGCATAGCAAGTCTAATCGTTGAG gcaATTTCGCGTGAGAATCCTCAACTGAAAACAGCATTGCTCTTTTTACCCCAATACTGCATGGGACGCGCAATCTTTGAGATGTCTCTCAATCAAGTTTTAGCGGACATTTTGGCAAATTTCG ATATCATTGTCTTCACTCCACCTCTAGAATTGGTGCGCAGTAGCTTAATTGCGCTTGCCATAGAAGGAGTTTTATGTTTCACTTTAACCCTTATTCTACAATACAG GTTCTTTATTGGGCGTCGATCAGGAGGAAGTGACGTTGAATCACTTGTGGTTAGAATTGTAGACGAACaagatgatgacgtcattgctGAAAAACGAAGATTACTCGAAAGCGAAACGGGCGACGTATTGCAAGTTAAAAATCTTACGAAAGTCTTCCAAAAGCGAGGAACGAGAAAGGAGTTCGTTGCAGTTAACAA GTTGTGTGTTGGAGTGCCAGAAGGTGAATGTTTCGGTTTACTCGGTGTAAATGGCGCGGGTAAGACAACGACCTTCAAAATGTTGACTGGCGACGTTGTACCTACCGCTGGAGATGCCCTGATTTGCGGACACAGCATCCTGAAAAAAATGAGAAAAGTTCAGCAGAACATTGGATATTGTCCGCAGTTTGAAGCTCTGTGCAATCGACTAACAG GTCGAGAGCACTTGATATTTTACGCCAAGCTTCGAGGTGTGCCACCAGAAGAAGTAGATGGCGTTGCTGATTGGGCCATCAACAAGTTTGGGTTGAAGATGTACGCCGATAAACCTGCTGGAACTTACAGTGGTGGAAACAAACGCAAACTTTCCGCTGCCATCGCATTCATCGGATGCCCGCCTATCGTCTTCCTG GATGAACCAACTGCTGGAATGGATCCGATGGCAAGGAGATTTCTATGGGGAAGAATCGCCGAGGCAGTGAAGGGCGGTAGATGCATCGTCCTCACGTCACACAGCATGGAAGAATGCGAGGCCCTTTGCACGAGGCTGGCTATCATGGTCAACGGTCAGTTTAAGTGTATTGGAAGTCCACAGCATCTCAAGAACAA ATACGGCGAAGGATACACATTAACCGTTAAAGTGGGAGGCCTGAATCCTGACTTAAGCAAAGTTAATGATTTCATCAAATCCATTTGCAATGCTGTTCCAAAGGAAAGCCATAGCAACACGACAATG TATCAAATCCCACCCGAGAGTACCAATTTATCGAAGTTGTTCCAGGATTTGGAAGAAAATAAATCCGAAATGCAAATTCAAGATTACTCACTAAGTCAGACTACTTTAGATGAA GTTTTTGtcagttttgcaaaaactcAAAAGGAGACCTAG